TATCGTAAATCCGGCTGATCTCTTCGCTGTTGGCGGCGTTGCGCATTTGCCCGATGATTTTGCTTAAGTTTTCGACGTCTTCGGCGGTCCGGTGCTTGGCAGCCAGCTCGGCTGCTCCGACCTCGAGGATCTTACGCACCTGGAGCACCTGCGAAAGCTCGGTGTTCGAATTTTGCAGCGATTCCGGCATGGCCGGAGGCTCGAGCCCGGGCTTCTTGACGTAAGTGCCTCCACCCTGCCGGGATTCGACCAGATCGAGCGCCTTCAGATGGCTGAGCGCCTCGCGCACCGTCGAGCGTCCCACACGGTATTGCGCCGCCAGCCGGTCGATTGTGTCCAGCTTCTCTCCCGGCTTGATCAGTCCCGCTTCGATAATGCGCCGAAGCTCGTCCGTAATGATTTCGTAATTTTTCTTCTGTAAATTCATAGGAATCCCGGCCGGGTTATTTTGCTATTTGACGATTTATCGGCAAATACTTTTCACTGTCCCATGTTATAGGAAAATCAAAATAAGTATGGGGATATGGCTCAGTTTTCAATCGGTAATGCCACCATTCACATTCATATGCGATAAAACCGCTGGACTCCATGATAGAACGCAATAACCGGCGGTTTCTAGCTTCAGCTTCACCGATTTCCTTAGCTTCGTGATGGGAGATAACATCCATCAGATCAAAATCACCGCCCATCGGAACAAGAGCGCCGGTATCCAATCGATAAAGCGTCAGATCAATTGCACTGCCACGGCTATGACTCGATTGAGTCGCTACGTAACCCTTCTTAATCATATCGGTACGGTTGATATTAGGATAATGCTTTGATTTTGTAAGCCCATCTTCAGGCTCTTCAGACCACTGCAGAAAGCGATCCACAGCCCGTTGCGGACGGTAACCGTCCCAGAGAAGCAAGCCATACCCAAGATCAGCTGCCTGCTCCTGTGCCGCATGCAGCGCGGAAGCCAATGCATGGGTACCGACTATACGATTGACTTCATAACCGTCGACCGGTTTTCCGGTGAAATTGTCCCATGTGGCATACTTAGCATCCCAACGAATTCCGGGGAGAACTTCATCAAGGAACACAAATCCTTTTTCCATATGCTTATCCCTCCATCGCTAAAGTAACAACGCGTTCAATCACATCGGCGAGCGTTAAGCCGGCGGCGGCCATCATTCTTGGATAGCGGCTGTATGAGGTGCAACCAGGCATCGTGTTGACTTCATTGAGCACGACTTGCCCGTCTTCCTGCAGAAACATATCCACGCGAGCAAGCCCGCAGCAGCCCAAAGCCCGATAAATCCGCTTCGCTGTTTCTTGTATCCGTTTCTTATCCTGATCTGAAATATCGGCTGGAACCTTGATCGTAGAGTTTTCAGAACCGTTCTCCGGATTTTGTTCCTGATGGATTCGGAAGAAGCCATGTGACAACTGAATTTGATCCACCTCACCAACAAACAAGTCGTTACCGGTTCCGAGCACTGCGCAGCCTACCTCGCTGCCGGAAATCATTTGCTCAATCAAAATTTTTGTATCATATTGCCTTGCTTTTTCGATGGCTTCCGGCAATTCATCCCTATGGCGTACCTTACTGACACCAAAAGACGATCCGGAACGGGCTGGTTTAACAAAGACGGGATAAACCAATTGCTCCGCGTCCGGTTCGTCACCTTTGTTGAATGTCAAATAGTCAGGCGTAGCGATTCCCGCGTTTCTTACGATCACATAAGTCAAAGACTTATCCATACACAGCGCCGAGCTCTGGACATCGCAGCCTACATAGGGAATGCCGGAAAGCTCCAACAGTCCCTGCATGGCGCCATCCTCTCCCATCTTTCCATGCAAAACAGGAAAGGCAACATCCAGGCGGATGATCTTATATTCTCCCTGCTCCATCACAATCACCCCGCGGACATTTCTGTCCGGCGACAACATGGCGGGAATACAATGTCCGCTCTCCCAATTCGCATCGGGATAGTCGCAGAGCTTCCATCCGCCGGCTTTGGTTATCCCGATGTAAAGCGGATCAAATTTCTCCGGGTCAAGGTTTCTGGCGATCTCCTGTGCGGATTTTATGGAGACGTCATGTTCTTCCGAACAGCCTCCGAATAAAACGGCAATCTTGAGCTTGTTCATTTATCTTCTTCCCCTTTCGAATGCCAAGCAGTTCTGAATTGAGTTCTCCACGATATCTTGCAGCGCGTGATCGGTGTAAAAAGCGGTATGCGGCGTAATAATCACATTCGGCAATTTTTGCAGTCGCAGCAGCAGTTGATTATGGATCGGCTTGTTGGTACAGTCGCGATAAAATATACCTTCTTCACCTTCAACGACATCGAGTGCGGCGCCACCCAGCCTCCCAGCTTCCAGAGCCCCGACCAGCGCCTCTGTGTCAATAAGAGAACCGCGTGCGGTGTTAATAACAAAGGCCCCTTGTTTCATGCTTTCGATTCGTTTCCGGTCAAGTATATGGTATGTATCGCTATTTAGCGGCATATGGAGCGTCAGGACATCACTTTGCCGCAGCAGCTCGCTCAGAGTCACATATTCGGCCTTAGCTTGCGGATGCAAGTTGTAAGCCAGTATGCGGCATCCGAAGCCGTTTAGCCGATCAATAACCGCCTGACCTATACGCCCTGTCCCGAGTACCCCCACCGTCATGTCGCGCAGCTCCCGTCCCGGTACAGCGCAAAGCTTGTAATCATGGACGTCTGCCTTGCATAAAACCGACTTTGCATTTCGTATGGACATGAGTATCAGCATCAAAGTAAAATCCGCTACGCTGGCCGGCGAATATGCTACATTGCCAACAGTAATGCCAAGCTGTTCAGCCGCTTCCATGTCAATGTGATTGCAGCCTATGCTTCTTGTGGATATGTAAGCGATGCCGTTCTCTTTGAGGGCGCGAAGAGTGGAAAGATCTATTTCCGTTTTATGGTTAACGCTTATACAGCAATTGCCCGATGCCAACGCGGCGTTTTCTGCCGATACCGCGGATTGGACGATCGTCGGTTCAACACCATAATGCGGTGAATACCTTCTGAACAAATCCGCTTCGTCCTCTTCACATCCGTAAATCGTGATTCCTTTTTTCTCCACGGGGTCAACCATCCTTTCTGCAAAATAAAAAGCCTGTCTGCTTTGATAAACCCATGTTATCAAAAGCGGCCAGGCCGTTTTTTAATATGGAGTTGATGAATTCCTAAGAAAATCCTAACATCGGATTGAGTTTTTCCTAATGTCTAACAGGTAAAGATACCGTAAAGGTAACTATGTTCTCTTTGCTTTGAGCCTCAATGGTTCCACCGTGCAGGGTGACGATTTCTTTGGCGATGGACAACCCTAACCCGGAACCGCCGGTGCCCGCCGTGCGCGCTTCATCCAAGCGATAAAACTTCTCGAAAATAGCGGCCAGCTTGTCCGGTGGAATGGTATTGCCTTGATTTTGAAAAACGATCTTTATCGAACCTTCCATTTCCTCTGCAGAAATAACGATTTCCGTGTTGGGGTAGCTGTAGGCGGCCGCGTTTTTCAGAATATTATTGAAGACCCGCGCCAGTTTCACCGGGTCGCCGTACACCGTCAAATTTTCGTCTGCGTGAAGTACAGTGGTATTTCCTTTTTCGGATAAGATCGGATAAAACTCGTCTGCCATTTGCACAAGCATGTAGTAAAGGTCTATCGTTTCCTTTTCCAGCTTGATTTGCTGCAAGTTGTACCGGGTGATTTCAAAAAACTCGTTGATTAGTTTCTCCAAGCGATAGGCTTTGTCGAGAGTAATGTGAGTATATTTGGCTCTCTTCTCCATGGGCATATCGGGAGCCTCGTCCAATAAACTCAAGTAACCTATAACCGATGTAAGCGGAGTCCTGATGTCGTGGGCCAAATAAACGACCAAATCATTTTTGCGCTGCTCCGCTTCCTGAGCAGCCTTTTTCTGTCTTTGCAGCTGGTCCTTTATGGTATTCAGACGATTTTCCATGAAATCCATCTCCGGGGAGAGGGATATTCTATCCTCCGAATCTTCCACAAGCCGATCCATGCCGGAGCTGATTTCATCAAAATATTTTGTGAACCACGAGATAAAGAACCGGGAATGAATGACCAGCAAAACCAAAGTCAAAAGAAACAGAATGATTTCTATGTTATTGCGAAATACTAACTGATAGATTTGCTGTGCAGCGGAATTATCCAGATCAAAAGTATCAATCAGAAATTGAACGATGCGATCTCCAATCTGTCCACGTAGAATATCCCGCAACAAAAAAACGGTAACGACAGCGGAAACCGTAATCAGCAGCATCTGTAAAAAAGCTTTTTGCTTCAACCTTGCATAATTGCCCTTCTTATTGCTTTTCAATTTTATAGCCGACCCCCCATACGGTCTTGATATACTTTGGGTTTTCTACAGTATCGCCCATTTTTTCACGCAAGTGACGGATATGAACGGTGATCGTATTGTTGCTTTTGCTGTAATACTCGTCCTTCCAAATCTCCCGAAATAGTTCCTCGGCACTTACCACGCTGCCCTTTCGTTCCAGTAATATGCGGAGTATGGAAAACTCGGTGGGTGTCAGCTCGAGCGGTTTTTCATTCAGGAGGCACTCATGCGAGTTTACATTCATAACCAAACCGGAATGGACGATTACAGGGTCGGCAGCAAGCGCAGACTGCATCGTGTTGTATTTTTTATAGCGCCGCAGCTGTGCTTTTACACGCGCTACCATCTCAAGCGGACGGAACGGTTTTGTGATGTAGTCGTCGGCACCCAAGGTGAGCCCCGTAATTTTATCCGTCTCTTCATCTTTGGCCGTCAGCATAATGATGGGATATGTATGCCGTTCCCGTATTTTCTGGCAAAGCGCAAAACCATTGATATCCGGCAGCATAATGTCCAGAATGGCAAGGTCAAGCTCCGTCGTTTCAATGCAGGAAAGAGCTTCCTTTGCGGCATAAAACTTGAGCACTTCATAATTTTCATTTCGCAGATACACTTCTACTAAATCCGCTATTTCATGCTCATCGTCAACAATGAGAACTTTAGCGCACATGATTTCAGCTCCTTTTCAGACAAAACCTTGGCATCCTACTATTTTACTAAATTCGGTAACTTTATTTATGATTTTTCGCATGAGAAATTATTAAGATTTTCATAAGGCCGCTTTACCCATAATACAGAAAAAGCCGCGATTTACACGGCGTATTTAATGAGACAATGTTGTTGTCACCCGACCCGACTTGTAACGGAACGCAGCACGTCACACCTGCCGGACTACGTATTCAGAGCCATAGAACCCTGTTGAGGGGAGCGATATGTTTGTGGAGGGCATCATCTCGCATATGCAATATAGATATTCAGAGGCGCAATCTCACCACGAATAAATAATATAATAAAACAGGTAATCCAATTGCTGATAGTATTGTGATTGCTGTACGTACTTTTTTCTCATCTCGTAGTATAAACAATAAAAACTTATACCCTACAATACCAACTAATCCACCGAAACAATTTAAAATTATGTCATCAATGTCTGATGCTCCAATGCCTAAAAGCCCCTGAATGATTTCAATAAATAAACTCACTATGAATATAAATAGCAAATTGATTATTACTCTTTTATCGGTTTTGAATAATGATAAATATGTGCCAAGAGGAATAAAGATCATTATATTGCCAGCCACATTGGCAAACGCGAAATTTTTTATAGTGGCAGAGCTGGTAAATATATATTCCTTTATACTGTAAAAAGGAATGAGATTGATTGACCTGTTTAAAGTCCTTTGACTATTTAACAAATCAAAAAGCGAAACTCTTGATAAGAACAATAACTTAAATAAAAAAAGGATGTAACAAATGAAAACTCCATATAAAAAGACTGTTTCAATTCTCTTTAGTTTATTTATAATACTTCCATTTTTCATTTCTTCCCGCCTTCTCTCTGACCTCATTCGATTAACCACTTAATGGTAGAAATAGAGATCCTTCAATACGTATTAACCCCTGAAGAAGTCAAACGATTTGTTCAAAGGTTCTCATTTCCTCTTTTTATCATATTTTATTACATTTAAACTCAATAAATTTAATTTCTTCTTGTGCGGCACTGACTCCTGCTTTTAAGAAAAAATAAAGAGCTGCAGCAATGAACTGCAGCTCTCCGTAATATTGAAGCTCTTTATTAACCTAAGAAAGCAATAGAACGTTTTACTTTCCTTGCAAATGCGATGGGATTGTCAATGGACTCCCAGTGAATATACATAAGACGCGGCTTCTCATTAAGCCAGTGATTATGAACTGCCGTTACTTTAATCCCGTTTCTGCGAAGGTTTGACAGCAAACGATTGACTTGGTTTTGGAATAGCGCCGTTTCCCCCAAACAAAGTGCTCGTCCCGATTTATCCAGCGATTCAAACGAAAACAATTGGTAACGGACCAATGGGGATGTTGTACGTCTACCTAAAATAGTGGCATTGATTCTTCTATTTCTAGAGACAAAACAAACCGGCCCCTTAGTAATTTCATGCTCTGTTCCACCCAAAATGGTTGAAAATTGATTGCATAGTTTTTTAAAACGGGGACTTACGACCACTTTTTCCGTCATACGAATCCATCCTTTCATAAATGAAGTGAACCTACAGCTCCAAACTGAGCAGCCAATTAACCCAAGAATGCAATGGATTCTTTGGTTCTTTTTGCAAATACAACCGGATTCATTATGGCTTCCCAGTGCATATACATTAATCGAGGGTTTTCTTTAAGCCAGTGGTTATGAAGCGCTGTCACTTTTATTCCGCGTTTTCGGAGATTCGACATCAAGCGATTCACCTGATTTTGATGAACGGCAGTCTCGCCCAAGCACAGTGCGCGCCCCGACTTATCGAGCGATTCAAAGGAGAACATTTGCATTTGAACTAACGGGGAGCGCGTTCTTCTTCCTAGGATCGATTCCTTTAAGTTCGTCATTCGCGTGACAAAACAAACCGGACCTTTTTCAATTTCCGATTCGCCTCCCAAGATTTTTCCGAATTGCATACAAAGCCTTTTAAATCGTGGACTTACCTTCACATTTTCCGCCATATGAATCCTCCTCCATCGTAGTACAACATAACGTATGTTAAACGACGGAAAATGAATTGGACGAGACACTATTGCTTTAAAAATATGCGTTTAGTCCGAATACCGATCATACTTCAATAATGAGGGAATGTAAGAAAACCCAGCATCAAGATCGTTGCTAGGTCCTTTTGTATGCAACTTTATCCCATAAATAAAAAAGCCGCGATTTACGCGGCATTTAACGAGACAGTATTACATAAAAAATTATTTATTAGTTGACATCTATATATCCAGAAGCATCACATGAACCAGTACAGCCAATAGTCATATTAATTGAGGTTATTGAGTTATTTGTAGGAGGCAGATTCCAATAATTCCAAGCCAACGATGCCGCGCCATCAATTTGTGTGTCAGGATAAGAATAGCGACTATAGGTTATCGATGAATCAGGTTGTACCCATCCTACTGCAAGTAAATTATTATTTTGATCTGTCAATTCGTACCACACTTCATGGCCACCAAAATTATTTACATTAAAAAAGGAAACACTATCTCCTTCAAGTAATCCTGTAGAATAAGTTTGACCATAAGTGTCTAAATAAAAATTTGCATCGCTTGCGAACGCAGGCACAGCAACCGTGAACAAACATGAAGCAGCAAGCATTAAAGATATCAATCTCTTTTTCATTAAATAGTCATCCTTTCCTATTTTAAGTAGTTAAACGGTTTAGTTTAACAAAATTAATTATATCCCAAGCAGATGATTACATATATAGGTTTAAATGTTTAAATTACCCTGTGATTCTGCTGTTTATTTGTCCAGCAATTTGCGAATCACGATCTCATGCACGGGAAAAGCGATTCGGGGGAGCTCCTCGTAAGAGAAATAACCTATTTGGTCGATGTCGTCTCCCGCACGAAGCTCGCCGCCAGTCTCTTTGGCCAGAAACCAGATCATGACGCTCTGTTGCTCGGGATTATACCATTCAGTGCCCTTATACGGCTCGCCATAAAGGGAAGTAACCGTATAGAGAGAGGTAAGCTCTATGCGCAGCCCCGTCTCCTCCAACATTGGTTGTAGAATCAGCCGCAAATCATGTTTATTCACTTCCAATCCATTGACAATCCTTTATCTTTTGCACACAAAGTACGTGATGCTTTAACTGTTTTAGGTCCATAATGGTGTGAATATTATTATCCGGCATTCTCCAATGGTACTTATTGTTTATTATCATTGGAATGTGAAATATTATCAATTCCCATTCAAATGGTAGATTCATACGCTGTTATTTCTCATAACTGTACATCCGCGGGATCATCTTGATCATATTGCCGTCTTCCCATGCCTTCAGCATGTCGGACATAAACTGCTGCCACTTTACGTTGGCCGGATCGTTCTGCAATTGCGCCATGGCCGCATCGAAATCTTCCACCAGCATATATGCAAACAGTGTCCCTTCATGGTAAAAAATATGATAGCTGTGGATGCCAACCTCGCCAAAACGGCGCTCCAGCTCCGGATACACATGCTCGTGCCGCTCCTTGTAGGCGCCGAAATCCGCAGGATCGATCTTTAAGACGAATGATATGTGCTGCATACACGGTTCACACTCCTTATTGTTTTCGATTGGAGGGAACGCCGGCACATCAACAGTTGGGTTCCCTCCGCTCGCTACTAGTGCACATGCCGTTACAGGGTAACGGTAGGACATTTCAAGAGACGTCCGACCTTATCCAGAACCGAAGCGTTATGGCCGATCGACATCGCGCAATGATGCGTCGGCGCTTCGGCGAACCAACGCTCCATGTAGTCGTCCGGATGCAGCGTGAATTTAACCGGCGTCTGCGTATTGCCGATCCGCATGATCGGCCCGTCGGTCGATTCGCCTTCGCTGATAATCAGCTTCAGCTTGCCGTCGCCGGTCTGCGTCACGTTCAGCGTTGTAATCGGCCCCGCCTTCACCTTCGCTTCCACGGATACGCCGGTGCCCTGCTTGCCGTGGTACAATCCCATCCCGCGCAGTATCGGCTTGCCATCGGATATCGCGATATGAAATGGCCCGTCATGGCCGAGCAGGATTGTCTCATCCTCATAATCGACGACGACGATTTCCGAGAAGCTGCCCCCTGTGCCAAGAATATCGCATATTTTCATCGCAACCGCCGTCTTTAAGTCGCCCTCCCCGGAACAAGGAATGCCCCGCGCCGTGAGCAAGGAGTGGCCGACAATGAAGCCGCCCTGCAGTTTTTCGTACTCGCCGCCTGGTGCCCCGTGGTAATAATAAGTGAGCGCGTCGAGATCGAATTCCCGCACGAGACGCTCTTGCGCCGCCGCTACCCGGCACGACCATTCCATCTGCTCTTCCGTCGGCTTCCGGGCAATCGGGTCGGAGGGCGAGTCCCCGCTGATCCGGAACATCGCTTCGATCTCGGCTCGCTTCGCTTTAACCTCCGCATCGGTCACTTCCCTGAGCTGCCGGTCCAGATCGCACATTTCGAGCACTTCCACGTGAAGGCCGGTTTGCGCCTGGATCATCGTAAAATCGCTGTACATATCGAGCATCCCGCTGTACGTATTGCCCAGAAAGCCGAACCGGCTGTGGCGAAGCGTCCGGACCACGGCGGCGGCGCAAATCCATTCTTCGATTTGCTTCCACGCGCGCACCGCTTCTTTTCGCTCATGCGTAATCTCGTTCGTCAGTGAAATGGCCGGCGTATAGTCAAGTCCAAGCAAGCCGTTGATGACCTTAAAGTCAATGCCGCTTCGATTAAAGGCATTCGAAATTTCCGGAACTGGGCATGCGCCGCAATGACCGAGCCATTCGCCTGTCGTCGTCTTCTCATAGTTGATCCGCTCCGTCGGCTGAAGATTCAGAATGACGACGGGGGCACCGCACTGCTGATGCACAGGGAGCACCGTGGAGCTGGTAGAGTAGGTAGCCGAATGGCAGAAGACGAGATCGACATTGCGGGCATTCAACCACTCCCCCGCCGCTCGCCCTTCCGCCTCGGTGTCGACCAGTCCATAGTTGAATACCTCCGCCCCAAGCGAAGTCATTTTCTTTTCCAAAAAAGCGCCGTACTCCTGAAGCCGCTCCTTCAGCCCGGGAAATTGGCTCCAATACGCCCGAAGCCCAATGGAATATAAGCCGATTCGCGGTTTACGGGTCGCTTTGATCGGTGTTAGCAGGGACATCCTCCCACCACTCCTTGTACAGAAATTTAGTAATCCTCAATCGATTGTAACGGCTTACATTCCAAAAAACATCGAAGAATCTTGCCCGCTTATCACAGTATCTTGCATAATAAGAGGACAAGATGTACCACAGGGAGGCCATGCGGTATGGAGCGCTACAAATTAAAGGCCGAGCTCGACTGGAGTCCCGCTTCGACCCGACTGATCGTCACGCCGAGCCTGCCGGCGAAATCGATGTTCTATTACGTGCAGGAAATCGGCCACCTTCGCGCCGGCCCTCAGTACTATACCGAGCGCGAGCACCTCCATTCGTTTCTCATCGTACATACGCTCTCCGGCTCGGGAACGCTCGAATATCGGGGGCAAACCTATGCCGTTCGGCCCGGTCAAACCTTTTTCATCGATTGTATGGATTACCAGCACTACTATACAAGCCGAACCGGCAGCTGGGAGCTGCTGTTCGTTCATTTCAACGGCAGCGCCAGCCGCAGCTATTTCGATCATTTCATGAGAGATGGAACGCCCCTATGCGACGTTGCCTCCGTTTCTCCCATTTCGGAGCTGATCCGCCGGTTAATCGAAACCCATCAAACCAAGGACGTGCGTACGGAGTATATTGCTTCCGCGCTGCTGGTGAACCTTCTTACCGAACTGTCGCTGTATAAATTGAGAGGGAACTCGGAAGAAACCTCACGTTTTCTGCCAAGCTACTTGGAGGAAATCGTTCAGCATTTGAATCGATGCTTCCAGGAACGAATTACGATGGACACGTTAGCCGGCCGCTTCGCCGTCAGCAAATTTTATTTGGCGAGAGAATTTAAGAGATACATGGGGATCGCTCCCATCGAATACGTCATCCGGAACCGGATCACCGCCGCGAAGGAGCTGCTGCAGTTTACGGATCAACCGGTGGCGCAGATTGCCGAGCAGGTCGGCTTCGACCATGTCAGCCACTTTATCAATATGTTCAAAAAGCAGGAACAGCTGACACCGCTCGCTTTCCGAAAAAAATGGCGCGGGAATTGACGAAGACGTCGCAGAGGACAAAGTCCCCCAAAAGTGACGTGAACCTTTGCAGCCTATTCCGATTACTTTTGGGGGAGCCCCCTATTATCCACAAAAATTAGCTTTGCATAATTTCCTTAAGCGAGGACAAAAAAAGAATCGGCGGGTCGCTTTCGACCACCGCCGATTTTTCTCACGATAACCTGGAATTAATATACTTTCTTCCACTCGCCGATATTTTTGGCATCGAATTTAAACGGATCGCCGAGCATAATTTGCGTTCCACTGCCGTCCGCAATGATCTGCTTGTCGCCGAGGCGTCCGGCCTTGAACTTGTCACCGACTTTGCCGGTGATCGTGCCTTTTACAAGCGCGTCAGCCGTATAGCCTGCCAGGTAGCCGACATCGACCGGATTCCACAGATACATCCATTGCGATACGCCGCTTTCAATATATTGAGCCATCTCGCTCGGCAGACCGAGACCGGTCAGCTGCACCTTGCCCTTCAGCCCTTTATCCGTCAGCACTTTGCCTGCCGCAGCGATACCGACTGTCGTCGGAGCGATGATGCCTTTGAGATCCGGATACGATTTCAGAAGCGCTTCCGCTTCCGATACGCTCTTATCACGCAGATCGTCGCCATATGCCACTTTCACCAGCTTGATGTCCTTGTACTTCGGATCCGTCAGCTCCTTCTTCATCCATTCGATCCACGTGTTTTGGTTCGTCGCCTGGGATGTCGCGCTGAGCACGACGATTTCGCCTTTGCCGCCGATCATCTCGCTGATCGCCTGCACCTGTACGCGGCCG
The window above is part of the Paenibacillus hamazuiensis genome. Proteins encoded here:
- a CDS encoding FadR/GntR family transcriptional regulator — encoded protein: MNLQKKNYEIITDELRRIIEAGLIKPGEKLDTIDRLAAQYRVGRSTVREALSHLKALDLVESRQGGGTYVKKPGLEPPAMPESLQNSNTELSQVLQVRKILEVGAAELAAKHRTAEDVENLSKIIGQMRNAANSEEISRIYDTNFHLAIAKATGNAILETMMIHISEAMFRTIEISRKLWLYSGKDTAGKLFEEHKKLFEAIRDRDPNLAAATMAKHFAQVENALLSVK
- the vanX gene encoding D-Ala-D-Ala dipeptidase VanX; amino-acid sequence: MEKGFVFLDEVLPGIRWDAKYATWDNFTGKPVDGYEVNRIVGTHALASALHAAQEQAADLGYGLLLWDGYRPQRAVDRFLQWSEEPEDGLTKSKHYPNINRTDMIKKGYVATQSSHSRGSAIDLTLYRLDTGALVPMGGDFDLMDVISHHEAKEIGEAEARNRRLLRSIMESSGFIAYECEWWHYRLKTEPYPHTYFDFPITWDSEKYLPINRQIAK
- the vanA gene encoding D-alanine--(R)-lactate ligase; amino-acid sequence: MNKLKIAVLFGGCSEEHDVSIKSAQEIARNLDPEKFDPLYIGITKAGGWKLCDYPDANWESGHCIPAMLSPDRNVRGVIVMEQGEYKIIRLDVAFPVLHGKMGEDGAMQGLLELSGIPYVGCDVQSSALCMDKSLTYVIVRNAGIATPDYLTFNKGDEPDAEQLVYPVFVKPARSGSSFGVSKVRHRDELPEAIEKARQYDTKILIEQMISGSEVGCAVLGTGNDLFVGEVDQIQLSHGFFRIHQEQNPENGSENSTIKVPADISDQDKKRIQETAKRIYRALGCCGLARVDMFLQEDGQVVLNEVNTMPGCTSYSRYPRMMAAAGLTLADVIERVVTLAMEG
- a CDS encoding D-isomer specific 2-hydroxyacid dehydrogenase family protein; protein product: MEKKGITIYGCEEDEADLFRRYSPHYGVEPTIVQSAVSAENAALASGNCCISVNHKTEIDLSTLRALKENGIAYISTRSIGCNHIDMEAAEQLGITVGNVAYSPASVADFTLMLILMSIRNAKSVLCKADVHDYKLCAVPGRELRDMTVGVLGTGRIGQAVIDRLNGFGCRILAYNLHPQAKAEYVTLSELLRQSDVLTLHMPLNSDTYHILDRKRIESMKQGAFVINTARGSLIDTEALVGALEAGRLGGAALDVVEGEEGIFYRDCTNKPIHNQLLLRLQKLPNVIITPHTAFYTDHALQDIVENSIQNCLAFERGRR
- the vanS gene encoding vancomycin resistance histidine kinase VanS encodes the protein MKLKSNKKGNYARLKQKAFLQMLLITVSAVVTVFLLRDILRGQIGDRIVQFLIDTFDLDNSAAQQIYQLVFRNNIEIILFLLTLVLLVIHSRFFISWFTKYFDEISSGMDRLVEDSEDRISLSPEMDFMENRLNTIKDQLQRQKKAAQEAEQRKNDLVVYLAHDIRTPLTSVIGYLSLLDEAPDMPMEKRAKYTHITLDKAYRLEKLINEFFEITRYNLQQIKLEKETIDLYYMLVQMADEFYPILSEKGNTTVLHADENLTVYGDPVKLARVFNNILKNAAAYSYPNTEIVISAEEMEGSIKIVFQNQGNTIPPDKLAAIFEKFYRLDEARTAGTGGSGLGLSIAKEIVTLHGGTIEAQSKENIVTFTVSLPVRH
- the vanR gene encoding VanR-ABDEGLN family response regulator transcription factor, which codes for MCAKVLIVDDEHEIADLVEVYLRNENYEVLKFYAAKEALSCIETTELDLAILDIMLPDINGFALCQKIRERHTYPIIMLTAKDEETDKITGLTLGADDYITKPFRPLEMVARVKAQLRRYKKYNTMQSALAADPVIVHSGLVMNVNSHECLLNEKPLELTPTEFSILRILLERKGSVVSAEELFREIWKDEYYSKSNNTITVHIRHLREKMGDTVENPKYIKTVWGVGYKIEKQ
- a CDS encoding VanZ family protein, whose translation is MKNGSIINKLKRIETVFLYGVFICYILFLFKLLFLSRVSLFDLLNSQRTLNRSINLIPFYSIKEYIFTSSATIKNFAFANVAGNIMIFIPLGTYLSLFKTDKRVIINLLFIFIVSLFIEIIQGLLGIGASDIDDIILNCFGGLVGIVGYKFLLFILRDEKKVRTAITILSAIGLPVLLYYLFVVRLRL
- a CDS encoding DUF1259 domain-containing protein gives rise to the protein MTEKVVVSPRFKKLCNQFSTILGGTEHEITKGPVCFVSRNRRINATILGRRTTSPLVRYQLFSFESLDKSGRALCLGETALFQNQVNRLLSNLRRNGIKVTAVHNHWLNEKPRLMYIHWESIDNPIAFARKVKRSIAFLG
- a CDS encoding DUF1259 domain-containing protein, whose protein sequence is MAENVKVSPRFKRLCMQFGKILGGESEIEKGPVCFVTRMTNLKESILGRRTRSPLVQMQMFSFESLDKSGRALCLGETAVHQNQVNRLMSNLRKRGIKVTALHNHWLKENPRLMYMHWEAIMNPVVFAKRTKESIAFLG
- a CDS encoding NUDIX domain-containing protein, with the protein product MNKHDLRLILQPMLEETGLRIELTSLYTVTSLYGEPYKGTEWYNPEQQSVMIWFLAKETGGELRAGDDIDQIGYFSYEELPRIAFPVHEIVIRKLLDK
- a CDS encoding L-rhamnose mutarotase is translated as MQHISFVLKIDPADFGAYKERHEHVYPELERRFGEVGIHSYHIFYHEGTLFAYMLVEDFDAAMAQLQNDPANVKWQQFMSDMLKAWEDGNMIKMIPRMYSYEK
- a CDS encoding L-fucose/L-arabinose isomerase family protein, whose protein sequence is MSLLTPIKATRKPRIGLYSIGLRAYWSQFPGLKERLQEYGAFLEKKMTSLGAEVFNYGLVDTEAEGRAAGEWLNARNVDLVFCHSATYSTSSTVLPVHQQCGAPVVILNLQPTERINYEKTTTGEWLGHCGACPVPEISNAFNRSGIDFKVINGLLGLDYTPAISLTNEITHERKEAVRAWKQIEEWICAAAVVRTLRHSRFGFLGNTYSGMLDMYSDFTMIQAQTGLHVEVLEMCDLDRQLREVTDAEVKAKRAEIEAMFRISGDSPSDPIARKPTEEQMEWSCRVAAAQERLVREFDLDALTYYYHGAPGGEYEKLQGGFIVGHSLLTARGIPCSGEGDLKTAVAMKICDILGTGGSFSEIVVVDYEDETILLGHDGPFHIAISDGKPILRGMGLYHGKQGTGVSVEAKVKAGPITTLNVTQTGDGKLKLIISEGESTDGPIMRIGNTQTPVKFTLHPDDYMERWFAEAPTHHCAMSIGHNASVLDKVGRLLKCPTVTL